The genomic interval GGCCGTCAGCCCACCAACCCCTCACATGCAGATCGACATCCACTACGTTGACTCGCTGCCCGTAGGGCGAGCCGTCATGCCCGTAGAGACGGAAGGCCACTTTGCGTGGCTCGTCGTCCACGGCCACATCTCCCACCAGGCCGGCCAGGAGATGGTCGCCGAGCTCAACCACATCGTGCGCTCCGGGCTGTGGTGCCAGAACTGGCGGCCACCGCAGCCCGGATAGCGCTAGACCACCCTCTGAAGGTGCAAGCGCGGCTCAGGCAGCGCCATGGCGGCCTCGACGGCGGCGGCGATCTCGCCGTCGAGGGCCCGCACCAGGTGCCCGTACCGGTCCACCGTCGTCGTGATCGACTCGTGGCCCAGCCGCGCCTGGATCGCCGGCAGTGGAATGTTCGCACCGATCAGCCACGCCACATGCGTGTGCCGCAGATCGTGCATGCGTGGCCGCTTCGTCAGCCCCTTCTTGACCGCTCCGTCGAGGGCCCGCTTCCACTTCCGGTTGTAGAAGTTCGAGTGCCGCCAGGCCGCACCGTCGCGGCCTCGGAAGATCCACTGCTCGGGCTGTCCGCCGAGCATGTGGTGCCGCAACAATTCCATCTGCCCGGCGGACAGGGCCAAGGTCCGTCGGGCCTTCTTCGTCTTGGGCGGACCGACCTGGAAGGTGTTGTCCTCCTGCCGGCGCCACGCGCGCTGGATGCTGATCGTCTTCTTCCGTGTGTTCACGTCCCGAACCTGCAGCGCGGTGATCTCGCCCCAGCGCAGCCCCGTACCCACGAGGAAGTCGGCGAGGTCCGCCGCGCGCGGGTCGAACGACCGGAGTTCGCGGCTGATCAACGCGTACTCCTCGTGCTCGAGGAACGTCATCTCCTCCTCGGTCTGATCGTCGGTACGCGGCAGCCGGGTCTTGGCGCAGGGGTTCGCCGTACGCAGCGGTTGCACCCCGTCGACAGCTGCCTGGAAGACGCAGAACAGGAGGCCGTGCCAGTTGCGGATGGACTTGGGGCTGGCCTTCGCGATCAGCCACTCGTCCGGCTTGTGCGGGTCACGCATGCCTTCCTCGTTCACGCGCACCCAGTCCTGCAGATCGTCCTCGGTGACGTTGCAGACGGTCGCCTCGAGGACACGCCCGTCCCGGAGGGTGTGCACGACCCCGCCGTAGGCGCGCTCGACGCCGTCCGGGCCCGTGTGACGCCGAGTGGCGAAGTGGTTGTCGATGTCCCGGTGGTAGTCCGACTTGGTCCGCGCTGTGACACCGGTGAGGCGGTCGACGTAGCGGTGCGCCCACGCCAGGAGGGGAACGTCGTCGGGGTGCGTCTCGGGCTCGACGAACCCCTTGCCGCGGACCCAGCCGTAGGGCCACTTGTTGCCATGCGCTTCGACGAGCTTCTTGAACTCCGCCGCCTGGTCCTCGCCGCCGTCACCGCCGAAGTTCTCGGTCTGCCAACTGCCGTCCTGCCGCCACTTCACCTGGAAGGTGCTCTCGCCGCCCTTCTTGGGGCGTTCCACGATGCTTGCCATGCGTGGACGATAAGGCGCGAAAGGGTGCCTCCGGGAGGGGCCTTGTTCCCGTGATGTTCCCAAAGGAGCGGACACGACGAAGGGCTGACCCGTTTTCACAGGTCAGCCCTTGATCATTCAGGGTGAGTGACGGGACTTGAACCCGCGACTTCCTGGACCACAACCAGGTGCTCTACCAGCTGAGCTACACCCACCATGCCCGGTCGTTCACTCTGTAAGTTTCCGACCGGCCGAGAAAAAGTGTACAGGGTCCGAAGGGGTGCTCGCGCACGCCTTTTACGAGGTGGGCAGGACGTGCTTCGCGGCGATCGTGCGGGCGGTTTCCGAGTCCGGCCCGGGCTGCGGGACGAAGATCGCCTCGCGGTAGTAGCGCAGCTCGGCGATGGACTCGCGGATGTCGGCGAGGGCGCGGTGATTGCCCTTCTTCTCGGGGCTGTTGAAGTACGCCCGCGGGTACCAGCGCCGCGCCAGCTCCTTCACCGAGGACACGTCCACGATGCGGTAGTGGAGGTACTCCTCCAGGGTCGGCATGTCACGGAGCAGGAAACCGCGGTCGGTGCCGACCGAGTTGCCGCACAGCGGGGCCTTGCCCGGCTCCTTGACGTGCTCCCGGATGTACGCCAGGACCAGCTCCTCCGCGTCGGCCAGCGTCGTACCGCCGGCCAACTCGTCGAGCAGGCCGGATGCGGTGTGCATCTGGCGTACTACGTCCGGCATCGTCTCCAGCGCCTGGTCCGGCGGGCGGATGACGATGTCCACCCCTTCGCCGAGCACGTTCAGCTCGGAGTCGGTGACGAGGGCGGCCACCTCGATGAGAGCGTCGTCTGACAGCGAGAGGCCGGTCATCTCGCAGTCGATCCACACCATGCGATCGTTCATGTGTCTAACCTTAAGGTGCGTGCCGCCCGGCTGAGCCGACCGTGCGCTGACCTTGTGCCGCCGGTACATGCGGAAACCCCCGGAGATCTCCTGCGAGAGACCTCCGGGGGCGTGCGGTTGCTACGTAGCGCTCCGCTGGCCGGGCAGACTCGCGGCCCGGCTTGTGGCGTACGCCTCACGGCCGTTCCCCTCGGCGGAGGCCGACGCGGACGCCGTCGCCGACAGCGCGCTGGCCGCCGTACGACGGGTCTGCATCGGGACCGGGCCGTCCGGGTGCAGCGCGGGCGGCAGCCCGGCCGGACCCAGGGACGCCGGACCGCCGGGCTGGCCGGGAGCGCCGTCGCTGTCCACCTGCTTGTCGCCCTGGGGCCTGCGGGCGCGGTACGCGGCCCGGTAGGCGGCGGGCGACGAGCCCAACTGGCGCCGGAAATGGCCGCGCAGAGCCACCGGCGAGCGGAAGCCGCAGCGCCCCGCGACCTCGTCCACCGAGTAGTCCGACGTCTCCAGCAGGCGCTGCGCCTGGAGCACCCGCTGCGTGATCAGCCATTGCAGGGGAGCGCTCCCGGTGAGCGAGCGGAAGCGGCGGTCGAACGTACGCCTGCTCATGTATGCGCGTGCCGCCAGCGTCTCCACGTCGAACTGTTCGTGGAGGTGCTCCAGCGCCCAGGCGACGACCTCCGCGAGCGGGTCGGCGCCGATCTCCTCTGGTAAAGACCGATCGAGGTAGCGCTCCTGACCGCCGCTTCGGCGCGGTGGGACCACCAGGCGCCGGGCGAGCGCGCCGGCCGCCTCGTTGCCGTGGTCCGTCCGCACGATGTGGAGACAGAGGTCGATTCCGGCCGCCGTACCGGCGGACGTCAGCACGTCCCCGTCGTCGACGAAGAGTTCCCTCGGATCGACGTGCACCGACGGATAGCGCTTGGCCAGCGTCGGCGCGTACATCCAGTGGGTGGTCGCGGGACGGCCGTCCAGCAGGCCCGCCGCGGCCAGCACGAAGGCGCCGGTGCACAGGCCGACGATGCGGGCCCCTTCTTCGTGCGCACGGCGGATCGCGTCGAGTGCCTCCTCCGGCGGCGGCGAGGTGATCGACCGCCAGGCCGGCACGACGACGGTGCCCGCCCGTGAGATCGCCTCCAGGCCGTGCGGTGTGGTGAGTTCCAGCCCGCCGGTCGTGCGCAACGGCCCTTCTTCGCCACCGCACACAAGAAGGCGGTAGCGCGGAACTCCGGCGTCCTGCCGGTCGATTCCGAACACCGACAGCGGTATGGAACTCTCGAAGATGGGGCCGCCGCTGAACAGCAGCACCGCGACGATCTCCTTGCGGCGTCGCCCGGAAAGTTTCCGGGCCGCGGCTTCCGGCGCGGCAGTGGAGTCGTGGCTCATACTGCTAAGCCCCCCTCGGTGGTCGCGTCGCCCCTATCTTGTCGGGCTTGTCGCTCCAGCACGTTTCCCCTCGGTCCTGCACGAGTCCCCCGCCGTAAGACGTCAAGATCGAATCTACTGTGTCCAGTGGTGCCGGGGTGACCAGTTCGGCAACCGGCACATTGTCGACATGGCAACTTGGCGTGAAGCATTCGATCACGAAGCGTTGCACTCGTGGGCCGTGCAGGGAAGTGCGCCTCGTCTTAGTGGCCAATCCCCGTAGGGTGCGCAAGGCCCCCCAGACCCTTTCGGTGCAGGTGGAACGGGGGTTGGGGGGTGGTTCGGACAACAGATGCCCGGTGGCCGGAAGTTGGCTGAAAAGCGTCGGGCGCGTGCGCGGAAACCGGTCAGTCGACCGGTGCACTTCCCCCGGCGTGCCGCCCGCCCCTGTGCGCCCCCGCCGGGGCCCGGTGACGGTGGCCGCGGTGCGAGGAGTGTTCTTCGGCCAGTGGTGGTGCCTGCTCCTCGGGCAGCAGCCTGGCCTCGCCCTGTTCGGAGCGGCGCAGCAGCACCCGGCAGGCGGCGGTGACGGCCGCGAGACCCAGGGCCGTACCGGTGGCGCCGGCGAACGAGGTGCCGTACCAGAGGAGGACCACGGGGACGAGGACACAGCTGAAGACCGCCCAGCGGACCACGTCGGTGGCGCTGTCGTGGCTGGGGTGTGCCTCGGAGGTCGTGCGGTGTCCGGACATGGCGTGCTCCCTGGGGCGGCGGCTCGCCGGGTTCAACGCGTGTTCGATGCGTCGGTCACTGTAGGGCAGTCCATGGAGGGACACGGACGCCCGCGGATAAGTGAATCCTGTGCAAACCGCCTGTACGGGGCAGCAACCATTGCGTTACGGGCGCCCCCTCGTGCATGCTCCGGGGAACTCCGCCGGAGCATGTGCGGGATATGGGCTAAGGAGGAGTGCCGCCGTACCCTTGGGGGTATGGGGTTGGGAAGATGATTCCCGGACACAGCTCCGCCGCACCCTGTTGTCCCCTCCCAAGAGGATCAAAAAGCCGAGACACCCATGGCCGGTCACGAATCTTTCGAACCAGCGGACCGCAAGCGCCCCGTCGCCGATCCCACGGCGGCCGAGCCCCTGGCGGCGGAACAGCCACGTCATTCCTGCGATCCAGCCTTCAAGCACGGAGTGGTCGTCGGCTTCGACGGCTCCACGTCCAGTGAGCGTGCCCTCGCCTACGCGATCGGCATGGCCCATCGCTCGGGCTCGGGCCTGGTCATCGTGCATGTAGCCAACCGGCTGCCCACCACGGTGTGGGCGGGCTGCGAGCCACCGGTCTTCGTCGATGTGCCGGACCACCGCACCGAGGTGCTGGGTCTGGAGCTGGCGTGCGCCGAGTACTTGGCGGAAGTGCCCTGGATCCTTGTCGAGCGGGGTGGCGACATCTGCCATGAACTCGAAGAGGTGGGGCGGGAGTACGAGGCGGACGCGATCGTCGTCGGCTCGACCCACGGCATCGTCGGGCGCATCTTCGGGTCCGTCGCGGGGCGGCTCGCGAAGCGGGCGCAACGACCCGTCGTCGTCATCCCGTAGGTCCGTGGCCCGGCCGGATCGCTCCTGAATTCCCTGTTGTGCAGAGGTGTTTGTGTCCTTGTGAAGGGCATATATCGGTCACACCGCACCAACGCACATGCATGAAGGGAGCCCGCCGTGGACAATGACGTCTCTGCGGGAAGCACCACCTCGATCGTCGGCCGACTCGCCCTGGGAATCACCCTGTTGGCGTTCGGGCTCGGGTACACGAATGTCATCGACGGGGTCTCCACGGCTGACGCCGTGTCACTGGCCCACTACGTGGGCGGAGTTGCCCTCTTCGTCGTCGGACTGCTCGCGTTCCGCGAGGGCGACACGGCTGCCGGTACGGCGTTCACGGCGTTCGGCGCGCTCTGGTTCACCTGGGCCGTCTCCGCGGGGGGCTCCGCCTCGGACAACGCGGCGGGGTTGTTCCTGGTCCTGTTCGCCCTCGTCGCCCTCTCCGTGACCCTCGCGGGTGGGGATCAACTCACCCAGGGGACCTACGGGTTGTTCTTCGTCTCCCTCGTGCTGCTCGCGATCGCTCAGTTCGCCGGGAACGACGGGCTGGGGAAGGTCGGGGGGTGGTTCGGTGTCGCTGCGGGGGCTGTTGCCTGGTACTCGGCGACGGCTGCGCTTGCGCACTGGCCGACGGTTCTTCCTCGGCGGGCGGCTGGTCGGGGCGTGACGGCCACCAGCTGACCGGTAACAGGGAGGCCCCCCGCGTGTGTGAGGCAACACGTGGGGGGCCTTTCTGTTCGTCGGCCGCTTCGGTGCGTGGGGGCTGGTCGCGCAGTTCCCCGCGCCCCTTTGGGGCGCTCTACTCCACCGTGACCGACTTCGCGAGGTTCCTCGGCTTGTCGATGTCGCGGCCGAGTGCCAACGCCGTGTGGTAGGCGAGGAGTTGGAGCGGGATGCCCATCAGGATGGGATCCAGTTCGTCCTCATTCTTCGGGACCACGATCGTCTGGTCGGCCTTTTCCTGGTGCTGGTGGGCCACCGCCAGGATGCGGCCGCTGCGGGCCTTGATCTCCTCCAGGGCGGCGCGGTTCTTCTCCAGGAGGTCGTCGTTGGGGACGATCGCGACCGTGGGGAGGGCCGGCTCGATGAGGGCGAGGGGGCCGTGCTTCAACTCCGAGGCGGGGTAGGCCTCGGCGTGGATGTACGAGACCTCCTTGAGCTTCAGGGAGGCCTCGCGGGCCACCGGGTAGCCGCGGACCCGGCCGATGAAGAGCATCGAGTGGGCCTCGGCGTATTCGGCGGCCAGCTTCTTGATCTCCTCCTCCTGGTCCAGGATCTCGGTGATCTGGGCCGGGAGCTTGCGCAGGCCCTCGATGATGCGCTTGCCGTCGCGGACCGAGAGGTCGCGGGTGCGGCCGAGGTGCAGGGCCAACAGGGCGAACGCGACTGTGGTGTTGGTGAAGCACTTGGTCGAGACGACGCAGACCTCGGGGCCCGCGTGCACGTACATGCCGCCGTCCGCCTCGCGGGCGATCGCCGAGCCCACGACGTTGACCACGCCGAGTACGCGGGCGCCCTTGCGCTTCAGCTCCTGGACCGCCGCCAGGACGTCGTACGTCTCGCCGGACTGGGAGACCGCGATGTAGAGGGTGTCGGGGTCGACGACCGCGTTGCGGTACCGGAATTCGGAGGCTGGCTCGGCGTC from Streptomyces sp. NBC_01288 carries:
- a CDS encoding universal stress protein; this encodes MAGHESFEPADRKRPVADPTAAEPLAAEQPRHSCDPAFKHGVVVGFDGSTSSERALAYAIGMAHRSGSGLVIVHVANRLPTTVWAGCEPPVFVDVPDHRTEVLGLELACAEYLAEVPWILVERGGDICHELEEVGREYEADAIVVGSTHGIVGRIFGSVAGRLAKRAQRPVVVIP
- a CDS encoding site-specific integrase, with protein sequence MASIVERPKKGGESTFQVKWRQDGSWQTENFGGDGGEDQAAEFKKLVEAHGNKWPYGWVRGKGFVEPETHPDDVPLLAWAHRYVDRLTGVTARTKSDYHRDIDNHFATRRHTGPDGVERAYGGVVHTLRDGRVLEATVCNVTEDDLQDWVRVNEEGMRDPHKPDEWLIAKASPKSIRNWHGLLFCVFQAAVDGVQPLRTANPCAKTRLPRTDDQTEEEMTFLEHEEYALISRELRSFDPRAADLADFLVGTGLRWGEITALQVRDVNTRKKTISIQRAWRRQEDNTFQVGPPKTKKARRTLALSAGQMELLRHHMLGGQPEQWIFRGRDGAAWRHSNFYNRKWKRALDGAVKKGLTKRPRMHDLRHTHVAWLIGANIPLPAIQARLGHESITTTVDRYGHLVRALDGEIAAAVEAAMALPEPRLHLQRVV
- a CDS encoding GlxA family transcriptional regulator, translated to MSHDSTAAPEAAARKLSGRRRKEIVAVLLFSGGPIFESSIPLSVFGIDRQDAGVPRYRLLVCGGEEGPLRTTGGLELTTPHGLEAISRAGTVVVPAWRSITSPPPEEALDAIRRAHEEGARIVGLCTGAFVLAAAGLLDGRPATTHWMYAPTLAKRYPSVHVDPRELFVDDGDVLTSAGTAAGIDLCLHIVRTDHGNEAAGALARRLVVPPRRSGGQERYLDRSLPEEIGADPLAEVVAWALEHLHEQFDVETLAARAYMSRRTFDRRFRSLTGSAPLQWLITQRVLQAQRLLETSDYSVDEVAGRCGFRSPVALRGHFRRQLGSSPAAYRAAYRARRPQGDKQVDSDGAPGQPGGPASLGPAGLPPALHPDGPVPMQTRRTAASALSATASASASAEGNGREAYATSRAASLPGQRSAT
- a CDS encoding GPR1/FUN34/YaaH family transporter — its product is MDNDVSAGSTTSIVGRLALGITLLAFGLGYTNVIDGVSTADAVSLAHYVGGVALFVVGLLAFREGDTAAGTAFTAFGALWFTWAVSAGGSASDNAAGLFLVLFALVALSVTLAGGDQLTQGTYGLFFVSLVLLAIAQFAGNDGLGKVGGWFGVAAGAVAWYSATAALAHWPTVLPRRAAGRGVTATS
- the orn gene encoding oligoribonuclease; the encoded protein is MNDRMVWIDCEMTGLSLSDDALIEVAALVTDSELNVLGEGVDIVIRPPDQALETMPDVVRQMHTASGLLDELAGGTTLADAEELVLAYIREHVKEPGKAPLCGNSVGTDRGFLLRDMPTLEEYLHYRIVDVSSVKELARRWYPRAYFNSPEKKGNHRALADIRESIAELRYYREAIFVPQPGPDSETARTIAAKHVLPTS